A genomic window from Luteolibacter sp. LG18 includes:
- a CDS encoding multidrug efflux RND transporter permease subunit translates to MRFTEIFIDRPVATTLATLAVALAGALAYFELPVSPLPQVDFPTIGVNASLPGASPETMAATVATPLERTLGRIPGVTEMTSNSSQGSTEVTLQFDLSRDINGAANDVQAAINAARSLLPSGMPSMPNYRKRNPADAPIMILALTSDVYKPGQMYDTASTVIAQKIAQVPGIGQVFVGGSSLPAVRVALDLPAVERSGLSVDEIRSTVSSNNVSRPKGYVEEGGRRWQVTASDQLKKADDYVPMIIGYKEGSAVRLGDVAQVEDSVQDVLNYGTSNGVPSVSLVLFRQPGANILETTAAVRKLLPQLEASLPASIDLKVTMERTATIKASLNEVQHAMFLSVILVVMVVWLFLRRARAALVPGVAVPVSLIGTFAVMYACGYSIDNLSLMALTIATGFVVDDAVVVLENIARHIEAGMPAKEAARKGAREVTSTVISMSLSLVAVFIPILFMGGIVGRLFREFAVVLSASIAVSLVVSLTVTPTMCARLLSHKKGERQPGRISRGIEWCFTALQNAYTRTLDVALTHRWLTLLVLMGTVALTAWQYVTIPKGFFPQQDTGQMRGNISGDQSISFAAMKEKVIEMAEIIRQDPAIDSVNASTGGGGPGGGSRNNGSIYISLKPRSERTEGALEVIARLRKKTAHIAGATLYLQPNQDIRIGGRASAASYQYTLQSSDLTELRSWESKVRQALMGIKSITDVNSDFQDKGGLTRVVVDRDTASRLGIAMKDIDTALNNAFGQAQISTIYAELNQYKVVFEADRHFSTDPGGLDHIRLKSADGTLVPLTAFARWESAPAPLSVNHQGQFAAVTFSFNLAPGASFSDATNAVNEAVNKLGIPETVQHNFAGSAGVFADSMSSQPWLIIAALLVIYLTLGVLYESFLHPLTILSTLPSAGVGALLALQLCRMDFDIMGFIGIFLLIGIVKKNAIMMIDFALDAERTRGLGPKEAILEACELRLRPILMTTLAAMLGALPLAIGFGEGSELRRPLGVAIVGGLLLSQLLTLYTTPVVYLFLDRMRHRFLSKRKHPSSEALPNEPQTV, encoded by the coding sequence ATGAGGTTCACCGAGATCTTCATCGATCGCCCGGTGGCCACCACGCTGGCCACCCTGGCGGTGGCGTTGGCCGGGGCGCTGGCCTATTTCGAGCTGCCGGTCTCGCCGTTGCCGCAGGTCGATTTCCCGACCATCGGGGTGAACGCGAGCCTGCCCGGCGCGAGCCCGGAAACGATGGCGGCCACCGTGGCCACGCCGCTCGAACGCACGCTGGGCCGCATCCCCGGTGTCACCGAGATGACGTCGAACAGCTCGCAGGGCAGCACCGAGGTGACCCTCCAGTTCGATCTCAGCCGCGACATCAATGGCGCGGCCAACGACGTACAGGCGGCCATCAACGCCGCGCGGAGCCTGCTTCCATCCGGCATGCCCTCGATGCCGAACTACCGGAAGCGCAATCCGGCGGACGCGCCGATCATGATCCTCGCGCTGACCTCGGACGTCTACAAGCCGGGGCAGATGTACGACACGGCCTCGACGGTGATCGCGCAGAAGATCGCGCAGGTGCCCGGCATCGGCCAGGTGTTCGTGGGCGGCAGCTCGCTGCCCGCGGTGCGGGTGGCGCTGGACCTGCCGGCGGTCGAACGCTCGGGGCTGTCGGTGGATGAGATCCGTAGCACCGTTTCGTCCAACAACGTCAGCCGCCCGAAAGGCTACGTGGAGGAGGGGGGCCGCCGTTGGCAGGTGACCGCCTCCGATCAACTCAAGAAAGCGGACGATTACGTGCCGATGATCATCGGCTACAAGGAAGGCTCGGCGGTGCGGCTGGGGGATGTCGCGCAGGTGGAGGATTCGGTGCAGGACGTGCTGAACTACGGCACCAGCAATGGCGTGCCGTCGGTGTCGCTGGTGTTGTTCCGCCAGCCGGGCGCGAATATTTTGGAAACCACCGCCGCGGTGCGGAAGCTGTTGCCCCAGCTCGAGGCCTCGTTGCCCGCGTCCATCGACCTGAAGGTGACGATGGAGCGTACCGCCACCATCAAGGCCTCGCTCAACGAGGTGCAGCACGCGATGTTCCTTTCGGTCATCCTGGTGGTGATGGTGGTGTGGCTGTTCCTGCGCCGGGCGCGGGCCGCGCTGGTGCCCGGGGTGGCGGTGCCGGTGTCGCTGATCGGCACCTTCGCGGTGATGTACGCCTGCGGTTACAGCATCGACAACCTCTCGCTGATGGCGCTGACGATCGCCACCGGCTTCGTGGTGGATGACGCGGTGGTGGTGCTGGAGAACATCGCGCGCCACATCGAGGCGGGCATGCCGGCGAAGGAGGCGGCGCGGAAGGGCGCGCGCGAGGTGACCTCCACGGTGATCTCGATGAGCCTGTCGCTGGTGGCCGTGTTCATTCCGATCTTGTTCATGGGCGGCATCGTCGGCCGCTTGTTCCGTGAGTTCGCGGTGGTGCTGTCCGCGTCGATCGCGGTGTCGCTGGTGGTGTCGCTGACGGTCACGCCCACGATGTGCGCGCGGCTGCTGTCCCACAAGAAGGGCGAGCGCCAGCCGGGCCGGATCTCCCGCGGCATCGAGTGGTGCTTCACCGCGCTCCAGAACGCCTACACCCGCACGCTGGACGTGGCGCTCACCCACCGCTGGCTGACGCTGCTGGTGCTGATGGGCACCGTGGCGCTGACGGCGTGGCAGTACGTCACCATTCCGAAGGGTTTCTTCCCGCAGCAGGACACCGGGCAGATGCGCGGCAACATCAGCGGCGACCAGAGCATCTCGTTCGCGGCGATGAAGGAGAAGGTCATCGAGATGGCCGAGATCATCCGCCAGGACCCGGCGATCGATTCCGTGAACGCCAGCACCGGCGGCGGTGGGCCGGGCGGTGGCTCGCGGAACAACGGCAGCATTTACATCTCCCTGAAACCGCGCAGCGAACGCACCGAAGGCGCGCTGGAGGTCATCGCCCGCCTGCGCAAGAAGACCGCCCATATCGCCGGGGCCACGCTTTATCTCCAGCCGAACCAGGACATCCGCATCGGTGGCCGCGCCAGCGCCGCCAGCTACCAGTACACGCTCCAGTCGAGCGATCTCACCGAGCTGCGCTCATGGGAATCGAAGGTCCGCCAGGCGCTGATGGGCATCAAGTCCATCACCGACGTCAACAGCGACTTCCAGGACAAGGGCGGGCTCACCCGCGTGGTCGTGGACCGCGACACCGCCTCGCGGCTCGGGATCGCGATGAAGGACATCGACACCGCGTTGAACAACGCCTTCGGCCAGGCGCAGATCTCGACCATCTACGCCGAGCTGAACCAGTACAAGGTGGTGTTCGAGGCGGACCGCCATTTCTCCACCGATCCCGGCGGGCTCGACCACATCCGCCTGAAGTCCGCCGATGGCACGCTGGTGCCGCTCACCGCCTTCGCGCGCTGGGAATCCGCGCCCGCGCCGTTGTCCGTGAACCACCAGGGCCAGTTCGCCGCGGTGACGTTCTCGTTCAACCTCGCGCCGGGCGCGTCGTTCAGCGATGCCACCAACGCGGTGAACGAGGCGGTGAACAAGCTGGGGATTCCGGAGACCGTGCAGCACAACTTCGCGGGCAGCGCCGGCGTGTTCGCGGACTCCATGTCGAGCCAGCCGTGGTTGATCATCGCCGCGCTGCTGGTGATCTACCTGACGCTGGGCGTGCTCTACGAAAGTTTCCTGCACCCGCTCACGATTCTCTCCACGCTGCCGTCGGCGGGCGTGGGGGCCTTGCTCGCGCTCCAGCTCTGCCGGATGGACTTCGACATCATGGGCTTCATCGGCATCTTCCTGCTGATCGGCATCGTGAAGAAGAACGCCATCATGATGATCGACTTCGCGCTGGATGCCGAGCGCACCCGCGGGCTTGGCCCGAAGGAAGCGATCCTCGAGGCCTGCGAGCTGCGCCTGCGGCCGATCCTCATGACCACGCTCGCCGCCATGCTCGGCGCGCTGCCGCTGGCGATCGGCTTCGGCGAAGGCTCCGAGTTGCGGCGTCCGCTTGGTGTCGCCATTGTCGGCGGGCTGTTGCTCAGCCAGCTCCTCACGCTCTACACCACGCCGGTGGTTTATCTCTTCCTCGACCGCATGCGGCATCGCTTCCTGTCGAAGCGGAAACACCCGTCTTCTGAAGCTCTTCCCAACGAACCTCAGACCGTTTGA
- a CDS encoding efflux transporter outer membrane subunit: MKRPLHLTPLVALLTGCSLVAPKQQLDLGIPANFKESGIWRRAQPAAHLPRGDWWSLFHDGELSSLLKRVEVSNASLASAEAQAREAAALITSAKLSFVPSLTGNASAIGSGQAGKSKGTEYSIGASSSWELDLWGRLRHSARATTADAEAAAADVQSTKLSLQSQAAQTYFSLRAVDAQRDLLDRQIESYEKSLEITRNRYTQGIVSRGDVAQAETQLASARTAAIETGVQRATLEHALAVLVGQAPAAFSLPRRPLASSVPSIPASTPSRLLERRPDIAAAERRVAAANERIGAAKAAFFPTISLGASGGWSGAGNLFSAPTRFWSLGPELAAPLLDGGQRLAAKAQADATYDRTVADYRQTVLTALKETEDALATLRVLSQEASAQQQAVKAARESERIALNEYKAGTNTYLNVSVAQAAALTAERNALDLQSRRLNAAAALVAALGGGW; encoded by the coding sequence GTGAAACGCCCTCTCCACCTCACGCCTCTCGTCGCTTTGCTCACCGGTTGTTCACTGGTGGCACCGAAGCAGCAGCTCGACCTCGGCATCCCCGCGAACTTCAAGGAGAGCGGGATCTGGCGGAGGGCCCAGCCGGCGGCGCATCTGCCGCGCGGCGATTGGTGGAGCTTGTTCCATGACGGCGAGCTGTCCTCGCTGCTGAAGCGCGTGGAGGTCTCGAATGCCTCGCTGGCTTCGGCCGAGGCGCAGGCGCGGGAGGCTGCCGCGCTGATCACCAGCGCGAAGCTTTCGTTCGTGCCCTCGTTGACCGGGAATGCCTCCGCGATCGGCAGCGGCCAGGCCGGGAAGAGCAAGGGCACGGAGTATAGCATCGGAGCCTCGTCATCGTGGGAACTCGATCTGTGGGGCCGCCTCCGCCACAGCGCCCGCGCCACCACTGCGGATGCGGAGGCCGCTGCCGCGGACGTGCAGTCGACCAAGCTCAGCCTCCAATCGCAGGCCGCGCAGACGTATTTCTCGCTGCGCGCCGTCGATGCCCAGCGCGACCTGCTCGACCGCCAGATTGAGAGCTACGAGAAGTCGCTCGAGATCACGCGCAACCGCTACACGCAGGGCATCGTTTCCCGTGGCGATGTGGCGCAGGCGGAAACGCAGCTCGCTTCCGCGCGCACGGCGGCCATCGAGACCGGGGTGCAGCGCGCCACGCTGGAGCATGCGCTGGCGGTGTTGGTGGGGCAGGCTCCCGCTGCGTTCTCGTTGCCGCGTCGTCCACTGGCCTCCTCGGTGCCATCCATTCCCGCGTCCACGCCGTCGCGGTTGTTGGAGCGTCGGCCGGACATCGCCGCGGCGGAGCGCCGTGTGGCGGCAGCCAACGAACGCATTGGTGCCGCGAAGGCCGCGTTCTTCCCGACGATCTCGCTCGGCGCCAGCGGTGGCTGGAGCGGGGCGGGCAACCTGTTTTCCGCGCCGACGCGGTTCTGGTCGCTGGGACCGGAGCTCGCCGCGCCGCTGCTCGATGGTGGCCAGCGCCTCGCCGCGAAGGCCCAAGCGGACGCCACCTACGACCGCACCGTGGCCGATTACCGCCAGACCGTGCTCACCGCTCTGAAGGAAACCGAGGACGCGCTGGCCACGCTGCGTGTGCTCTCGCAGGAAGCCTCCGCCCAGCAGCAGGCGGTGAAGGCAGCGCGCGAAAGCGAGCGCATCGCGCTGAACGAATACAAGGCGGGCACCAACACCTACCTCAATGTCTCCGTGGCCCAGGCCGCGGCGCTCACCGCCGAGCGCAACGCGCTCGACCTCCAGTCGCGGCGGCTCAATGCCGCGGCCGCGCTGGTGGCGGCATTGGGCGGAGGGTGGTAA
- a CDS encoding MgtC/SapB family protein, which yields MLGALSFELTGDSILRVGLAVVAGTILGLEREHHGRAAGLRTILIVCLASCVAMVVSNLFYQESFRAIGYGPSTHPDPARLAAGVLAGMGFLGAGVIIHQQRTNVTRGVTTAATLWFSAIVGICFGAGALGLAALATGISTVILYLVPKFERHIAKDWYADLTVKMDQATAVETVTTAIEALKVKVKGVNWEEDVVTGHRELRFHLKFKNTRLKTLPQEMVKALSTLPGVKAIHWHG from the coding sequence ATGCTGGGCGCGCTTTCATTCGAACTGACGGGAGACTCGATCCTGCGCGTGGGACTCGCGGTGGTGGCCGGCACCATCCTCGGCCTGGAGCGCGAGCACCACGGCCGCGCCGCCGGCCTGCGCACGATCCTGATCGTCTGCCTCGCCTCGTGCGTGGCGATGGTGGTTTCGAACCTCTTCTATCAGGAAAGTTTCCGGGCCATCGGCTATGGGCCCTCCACCCATCCGGACCCCGCGCGGCTAGCCGCCGGGGTGCTGGCGGGGATGGGCTTCCTCGGGGCGGGAGTGATCATCCACCAGCAGCGCACCAACGTCACCCGCGGCGTGACCACCGCCGCCACCCTGTGGTTCAGCGCCATCGTCGGCATCTGCTTCGGAGCCGGCGCCCTCGGGCTCGCCGCGCTCGCCACCGGGATCTCGACGGTGATCCTCTATCTCGTTCCCAAGTTCGAACGCCACATCGCGAAGGACTGGTACGCGGACCTCACCGTGAAGATGGACCAGGCCACCGCGGTCGAAACCGTGACCACCGCCATCGAAGCCCTGAAGGTGAAGGTCAAGGGCGTGAACTGGGAGGAGGACGTGGTCACCGGCCACCGCGAGCTGCGCTTCCACCTCAAGTTCAAGAACACCCGCCTCAAGACGCTGCCGCAGGAAATGGTGAAGGCCCTGTCCACCCTGCCCGGGGTGAAGGCGATCCATTGGCATGGGTAG
- a CDS encoding benzoate/H(+) symporter BenE family transporter, whose translation MFPAIAVAAARGICFAGGVRASMLKDFSFSALVAGFVSVLVGFTSSVAVIFQATQHLHATAAQTASWLWAIGMGMGLLSIVFSLVWRQPILIAWSTPGVAVVGTAAASGNLTLPQAIGTFIASAVLVIVAGFSGAFERVMKRLPLPLASALLAGVLSKFTLDGFMTAPENPKLVLAMAAAYVLGRRFWPRANVPLVLATGIAIAAKQQLFHLEAVPWTVTLPVWTTPEFTAGTLLGVALPLFIVTMASQNLPGVSAIRVGGYEPPVSKVIGWTGVTTLLLAPFGCFSVNLAAITAAFCTSPEAHPDPKRRYWAPVCAGLFYVLIGVFGATVAGLFAAFPKELVLAVAGLALLTTIANGLALSLGDERYREASAMTFFVTLSGIKLAGIGSAFWGIVAGVVVLALRSLRTKR comes from the coding sequence ATGTTTCCGGCGATCGCGGTGGCGGCAGCGCGCGGGATCTGCTTCGCTGGCGGCGTGCGGGCGTCCATGCTGAAAGACTTCTCCTTCTCCGCGCTGGTGGCGGGGTTCGTTTCGGTACTGGTGGGCTTCACCAGCTCGGTGGCGGTGATCTTCCAAGCCACGCAGCATCTCCACGCCACGGCAGCACAAACGGCCTCGTGGCTGTGGGCGATCGGGATGGGCATGGGCCTGCTCAGCATCGTGTTCTCGCTCGTCTGGCGGCAGCCGATCCTGATCGCGTGGTCGACGCCCGGCGTGGCGGTCGTGGGCACGGCGGCGGCCTCGGGCAACCTGACGCTGCCCCAGGCGATCGGCACCTTCATCGCCAGCGCGGTGCTGGTGATCGTGGCCGGGTTCAGCGGAGCCTTCGAGCGGGTGATGAAACGGCTGCCACTGCCACTCGCCTCCGCGCTGCTGGCCGGGGTGCTTTCGAAGTTCACCCTCGATGGGTTCATGACCGCGCCGGAAAACCCGAAACTGGTGCTGGCGATGGCCGCCGCCTACGTGCTGGGCCGGAGGTTCTGGCCGCGCGCGAACGTGCCACTGGTGCTGGCCACCGGCATCGCGATCGCCGCCAAACAACAGCTGTTCCATCTCGAAGCGGTGCCGTGGACGGTCACCCTGCCGGTGTGGACCACGCCGGAATTCACCGCGGGCACGCTGCTCGGCGTGGCGCTGCCGTTGTTCATCGTGACGATGGCCTCCCAGAACCTGCCGGGCGTGTCCGCGATCCGCGTGGGCGGCTATGAACCACCGGTCTCGAAGGTGATCGGCTGGACCGGCGTCACCACGCTGCTGCTGGCTCCGTTCGGTTGTTTTTCCGTGAACCTCGCCGCGATCACCGCCGCCTTCTGCACCAGCCCGGAGGCCCACCCCGATCCGAAACGCCGCTACTGGGCACCGGTGTGCGCGGGCCTGTTCTATGTGCTGATCGGCGTGTTCGGTGCGACGGTGGCCGGACTGTTCGCGGCATTTCCGAAAGAGCTGGTGCTGGCGGTGGCCGGTCTCGCGCTGCTGACCACCATCGCGAACGGGCTGGCCTTGTCACTGGGCGACGAACGCTATCGGGAGGCCTCGGCGATGACGTTCTTCGTGACCCTTTCCGGCATCAAGCTGGCCGGGATCGGCTCGGCGTTCTGGGGCATCGTGGCCGGGGTGGTGGTGCTCGCGCTGCGGTCTCTTCGTACGAAGAGATGA
- a CDS encoding VOC family protein translates to MKTKITPFLWFDTQAEEAANFYVGIFPNSKITAVVRYPDTGKEHHGKEPGSVMVVSFELDGQALSALNGGPMFQFSCAVSFAVECETQEEIDYYWEKLGADGDPSAQQCGWLADKFGLSWQIVPKILPELLADTGSPGALRAMAALMEMRKLDIAALKKAHAG, encoded by the coding sequence ATGAAAACGAAAATCACCCCGTTCCTGTGGTTCGACACCCAGGCCGAGGAGGCCGCCAACTTCTACGTCGGCATCTTCCCGAACTCGAAAATCACCGCCGTCGTCCGCTACCCGGACACCGGCAAGGAGCACCACGGCAAGGAACCCGGCTCGGTGATGGTCGTGTCCTTCGAGCTCGATGGCCAAGCCCTCTCCGCCCTCAACGGCGGGCCGATGTTCCAGTTCAGTTGCGCCGTGTCCTTCGCGGTGGAATGCGAGACCCAGGAGGAAATCGACTACTACTGGGAGAAGCTCGGGGCGGACGGCGATCCCTCCGCCCAACAATGCGGCTGGCTGGCCGACAAGTTCGGCCTCTCCTGGCAAATCGTGCCGAAGATCCTGCCCGAGCTGCTGGCGGACACCGGGAGTCCGGGCGCGCTGCGCGCCATGGCCGCGCTGATGGAGATGCGGAAGCTCGACATCGCCGCCTTGAAAAAAGCCCACGCGGGCTGA
- a CDS encoding ABC transporter ATP-binding protein gives MNHVQTRPPSDRPTAIDIRDLRVDYGNFVAVDDLTLTVPRGEVFGLVGPNGAGKTSTFRVLTTLMMPTYGDVFLEGVDIQEDLESARRIVGYMPDLAPVPSDLKVWEFLDFHAAAYGLGTKARRRERVAECLEEVALTDQRHKWCKELSRGQTQRVVLAKTLLHRPKVLILDEPASGLDPLARRDLRMTLRKLADQGATVFVSSHILSELAEMCTSVCVMNRGRLLASGTADEVRHQLGSTERTLTVTLLTRAADAAAWIETRPAVQHLRATEHQVVFDFSGSDEDQAGLMEGLIHEGFRVRTFEEKRTSFEEILVEVAESNRRS, from the coding sequence ATGAACCACGTGCAAACGCGCCCCCCGTCGGACCGGCCGACCGCCATCGACATCCGCGACCTGCGGGTGGACTACGGCAATTTCGTCGCCGTCGACGACCTCACGCTCACCGTGCCCCGCGGCGAGGTCTTCGGGCTGGTGGGGCCGAACGGCGCGGGCAAGACCAGCACCTTCCGCGTGCTCACCACCCTGATGATGCCGACCTACGGCGACGTCTTCCTCGAAGGAGTGGACATCCAGGAGGATCTGGAAAGCGCGCGCCGGATCGTGGGCTACATGCCGGACCTGGCCCCCGTGCCCTCCGACCTGAAAGTGTGGGAGTTCCTCGACTTCCACGCCGCCGCCTACGGGCTGGGGACCAAGGCCCGGCGCCGCGAACGGGTGGCGGAGTGCCTGGAGGAAGTGGCGCTCACCGACCAGCGGCACAAGTGGTGCAAGGAACTCTCCCGCGGCCAGACCCAGCGGGTGGTGCTGGCCAAGACCCTGCTGCACCGGCCGAAGGTGCTCATCCTCGATGAACCGGCGAGCGGACTCGATCCCCTCGCCCGCCGCGACCTTCGCATGACCCTGCGCAAGCTGGCCGACCAGGGCGCGACGGTGTTCGTGAGCTCCCACATCCTCAGCGAGCTCGCCGAGATGTGCACTTCGGTCTGCGTGATGAACCGCGGCCGGCTGCTGGCCTCCGGCACCGCCGACGAGGTGCGACACCAGCTCGGCAGCACCGAGCGCACGCTCACCGTCACCCTGTTGACCCGCGCCGCGGATGCCGCCGCGTGGATCGAGACACGGCCCGCGGTCCAGCACCTGCGCGCCACCGAACACCAGGTGGTCTTTGATTTCAGCGGCTCCGACGAGGACCAGGCGGGGCTGATGGAAGGGCTGATCCACGAGGGCTTCCGCGTGCGGACCTTCGAGGAGAAACGCACGTCCTTCGAGGAGATCCTGGTCGAAGTCGCCGAATCCAACCGCCGCTCATGA